The Sphingosinithalassobacter sp. CS137 genome includes a region encoding these proteins:
- a CDS encoding phosphotransferase — MSSAADSFTGTREVREAHRFDEARLAGWMAANVEGYAGPLTVTQFRGGQSNPTYRLDTPARAYVLRRKPPGQLLKGAHAVEREARVMAALGGKGFPVPRIFGLCTDEDVIGTWFFVMELVDGRIFWDSTFPDVPREERAAYFNAMNVTLAQLHSIDPDDAGLGDYGRKGRYIERQIARWTRQYREDEAAGRIDAMDRLAEWLPENLPPEQETRVIHGDFRADNMIFHPSEPRVLAVLDWELSTLGDPLADFTYHLLMYRLPSHMLAGLVGADLDALGVTSEADYVAAYCRRTGRESIPALDFYAAFNMFRFAAILHGIKGRMIRGTAASADAERMVATLPELAEIGWRQAGGK, encoded by the coding sequence GTGAGCAGCGCTGCCGACAGCTTCACCGGAACGCGCGAAGTCCGCGAAGCGCATCGCTTCGACGAGGCGCGACTGGCCGGGTGGATGGCGGCGAATGTGGAAGGCTATGCGGGACCGCTGACCGTCACGCAGTTCAGGGGCGGGCAGTCCAACCCGACGTACCGGCTCGATACGCCCGCCCGCGCCTATGTGCTGCGCCGCAAGCCGCCGGGGCAGTTGCTAAAGGGTGCACATGCCGTCGAGCGCGAGGCGCGGGTGATGGCGGCGCTGGGCGGTAAGGGTTTTCCGGTGCCGCGCATTTTCGGCCTGTGCACCGATGAAGATGTCATCGGCACCTGGTTCTTCGTGATGGAGCTGGTCGACGGGCGAATCTTCTGGGACTCGACCTTCCCGGACGTGCCGCGCGAGGAGCGGGCCGCGTACTTCAACGCGATGAACGTTACGCTGGCGCAGCTTCATTCGATCGATCCCGACGATGCGGGTCTGGGCGATTATGGGCGCAAAGGCAGGTATATCGAGCGACAGATCGCACGCTGGACCCGCCAGTATCGCGAAGACGAGGCCGCGGGCCGGATCGACGCAATGGACCGGCTTGCCGAGTGGCTACCGGAAAACCTCCCGCCCGAACAGGAAACCCGCGTCATTCACGGCGATTTCCGCGCCGACAACATGATCTTTCACCCCAGCGAGCCGCGCGTGCTGGCGGTGCTCGACTGGGAATTGTCGACGCTCGGCGACCCTCTGGCCGACTTCACCTATCACCTGCTGATGTACCGGCTGCCCAGCCACATGCTCGCCGGTCTTGTCGGCGCCGACCTCGACGCGCTGGGCGTAACGTCCGAGGCCGACTATGTCGCCGCCTACTGCCGCCGCACGGGGCGCGAGAGCATTCCGGCGCTCGACTTCTACGCGGCGTTCAACATGTTCCGCTTCGCCGCGATCCTGCATGGGATCAAGGGACGGATGATCCGCGGCACGGCGGCGTCGGCGGACGCCGAACGGATGGTCGCGACGCTTCCGGAATTGGCGGAGATCGGCTGGCGTCAGGCCGGGGGTAAGTGA
- a CDS encoding acyl-CoA dehydrogenase family protein, with amino-acid sequence MTEPTGNSSRAPAIAERVAVFVRETVAPYERDPRCGPHGPSEDLVAELRDLARQAGLMTPHILDDGTHLTHGETAMVFRAAGLSPLGPVAVNGAAPDEGNMFLLGKVASEEQKARFLAPMLTGKARSAFFMTEPAEDGGAGSDPSMLQTTARRDGNHWVIEGRKAFITGADGATVGIVMAKTEEGATLFLVDLPDPAIRIERVLDTIDSSMPGGHSIVTIDKLRVPADQILGEVGEGFRYAQVRLAPARLTHCMRWHGAASRAHEIACAYAVKRHAFGRMLIDHEGVGFMLAENRIALKQAELMIDWCANVLDSGAPGTTESSMTKVAVADLLFAVADRCVQVMGGTGVSGDTIVEQVFREIRAFRIYDGPTEVHKWSLAKKIKRETLAAQEQA; translated from the coding sequence ATGACCGAACCGACCGGCAACAGCAGCCGCGCCCCGGCTATCGCGGAGCGTGTCGCCGTCTTCGTCCGCGAAACGGTGGCTCCCTATGAACGCGATCCGCGGTGCGGGCCGCACGGACCGAGCGAGGATCTGGTCGCGGAACTGCGCGATCTGGCGAGGCAGGCGGGTCTGATGACGCCGCACATCCTGGACGATGGCACCCACCTGACACATGGCGAGACTGCCATGGTGTTCCGCGCGGCGGGGCTGTCGCCGCTCGGCCCGGTGGCAGTGAACGGCGCTGCGCCTGACGAGGGCAATATGTTCCTGCTCGGCAAGGTCGCGAGCGAGGAGCAGAAAGCGCGTTTCCTCGCCCCCATGCTGACCGGCAAGGCGCGTTCGGCCTTCTTCATGACCGAACCGGCAGAGGATGGCGGGGCTGGCTCCGACCCCTCGATGCTGCAAACGACCGCGCGGCGCGACGGCAATCATTGGGTGATCGAAGGGCGCAAGGCGTTCATCACCGGCGCCGACGGCGCGACGGTGGGCATCGTGATGGCGAAGACCGAGGAAGGCGCGACTCTGTTCCTTGTCGACCTGCCCGACCCCGCGATCCGAATCGAACGCGTGCTCGACACGATCGACAGTTCGATGCCCGGCGGGCACAGCATCGTCACTATCGACAAATTGCGCGTGCCGGCCGATCAGATACTCGGCGAAGTCGGCGAAGGATTTCGCTATGCGCAGGTACGGCTCGCCCCCGCCCGCCTTACGCACTGCATGCGCTGGCACGGCGCGGCGTCCCGTGCGCACGAAATCGCCTGCGCCTATGCGGTGAAGCGCCACGCATTCGGCAGGATGCTGATCGACCATGAAGGCGTCGGCTTCATGCTCGCCGAAAACCGGATCGCGCTGAAACAGGCCGAGCTGATGATAGACTGGTGCGCCAATGTGCTAGATTCGGGCGCGCCCGGCACCACCGAAAGCTCGATGACCAAGGTGGCGGTCGCCGACCTGCTGTTCGCCGTCGCCGATCGCTGTGTTCAGGTGATGGGCGGCACCGGCGTCTCGGGCGACACCATCGTCGAGCAGGTGTTCCGCGAAATCCGCGCCTTCCGCATTTATGACGGCCCGACCGAGGTGCACAAATGGAGTCTCGCCAAGAAGATCAAGCGCGAGACCCTCGCGGCGCAGGAACAGGCGTGA
- a CDS encoding glutathione S-transferase family protein, with amino-acid sequence MITVHHLNHSRSLRILWLLEELGLAYELVEHARDPATRLAPPSLEAVHPLGKSPVLVADGQTVFESGAIIAFVLRRYGGGRLTPPVGSAEYDAYEMWLHYAEGSAMLPLMLNLYVTALGGETDILRWRIDSELARHLGYIETQLATTDYLVGSDFTAADIQMSFIGEMVRAMPLSGDYPAIAHWLERIEARPAHARAVELGGANRLAAHTNRSAPE; translated from the coding sequence ATGATCACCGTCCACCACCTGAACCATTCCCGGTCGCTGCGTATCCTGTGGCTGCTCGAAGAGCTGGGCCTGGCCTACGAACTGGTCGAGCATGCTCGCGATCCCGCCACCCGCCTCGCCCCGCCGTCGCTCGAGGCGGTGCATCCGCTCGGCAAGTCGCCGGTGCTGGTCGCGGACGGGCAAACGGTATTCGAGTCCGGCGCAATCATCGCCTTCGTCCTGCGCCGATATGGCGGGGGCCGGCTGACGCCGCCCGTCGGCAGCGCGGAGTATGACGCCTATGAGATGTGGCTTCACTATGCCGAAGGGTCGGCGATGCTGCCGCTGATGCTCAACCTCTATGTCACGGCGCTCGGCGGGGAGACCGACATTCTGCGCTGGCGGATCGACAGCGAGCTTGCCCGGCACCTGGGGTATATCGAGACACAGCTGGCAACGACCGACTATCTTGTCGGCAGCGACTTCACCGCAGCCGACATCCAGATGAGCTTCATCGGCGAAATGGTACGCGCGATGCCGCTGAGCGGCGACTATCCGGCCATCGCGCATTGGCTGGAGCGGATCGAGGCACGCCCAGCCCATGCGCGTGCAGTCGAGCTCGGCGGTGCCAACCGGCTCGCCGCCCATACCAACCGGAGCGCCCCGGAATGA
- a CDS encoding crotonase/enoyl-CoA hydratase family protein gives MTYEQIRYEVADHVATLTLDRPDKMNVYSVRMMEEMIDAFDRADADDDVRAIIVTGSGRAFCAGADLEMGAKVFDAAGQPGSPIRADGTIDYAGESARDYGGRLTLRIFECLKPVIGAINGAAVGIGATMLLPMDIRIASDRAKFGFVFARRGIVPEGASMWFLPRIVGIAQALDWTLSGRIFPADEALGGGLVRDVVPADALLDTAQAIATEIAANAAPVSVALTRQMLWRGLGMAHPMEGHRIDSRGVLARGRSADAIEGVTAFLQKREANFPNRVSADMPDFFPWWDEPEYR, from the coding sequence ATGACCTACGAGCAAATCCGCTACGAAGTCGCGGATCATGTCGCCACGCTGACGCTTGATCGCCCGGACAAGATGAACGTCTACTCCGTCCGGATGATGGAGGAGATGATCGACGCATTCGATCGCGCCGATGCCGACGACGATGTTCGCGCGATCATCGTCACCGGATCGGGGCGCGCATTCTGCGCCGGGGCGGACCTGGAAATGGGGGCAAAGGTGTTCGATGCGGCGGGCCAACCGGGCTCCCCGATCCGCGCAGACGGGACGATCGACTATGCCGGCGAAAGCGCGCGTGACTATGGCGGGCGGCTGACACTGCGCATCTTCGAATGTCTGAAGCCCGTTATCGGCGCGATCAACGGCGCCGCCGTCGGCATCGGCGCGACGATGCTGCTGCCGATGGACATTCGCATTGCCAGCGACCGCGCGAAATTCGGCTTCGTCTTCGCCCGGCGAGGGATTGTGCCCGAAGGCGCCTCGATGTGGTTCCTGCCACGGATCGTCGGAATCGCGCAGGCGCTCGACTGGACACTCAGCGGGCGCATCTTTCCGGCGGACGAGGCGCTGGGCGGCGGGCTGGTCCGCGACGTCGTCCCAGCCGACGCGCTGCTCGATACCGCGCAGGCGATCGCGACCGAGATCGCCGCGAACGCCGCGCCGGTCTCGGTCGCCCTCACTCGGCAGATGCTGTGGCGGGGCCTGGGCATGGCGCATCCGATGGAGGGGCACCGGATCGACAGCCGCGGCGTGCTCGCCCGCGGTCGCAGCGCCGATGCGATCGAGGGCGTGACGGCGTTCCTTCAGAAGCGCGAGGCGAATTTCCCGAACCGCGTTTCGGCCGACATGCCCGATTTCTTCCCCTGGTGGGACGAACCCGAATATCGCTGA
- a CDS encoding aldehyde dehydrogenase family protein encodes MVDFTRDFTMTIDGAGVPGDATIDVLNPATEGLVAKAPDCTRTQLDDAVAAARAAFPKWRATPLAERRAAVAKIGEVIGANMGAMSRLFTLEQGRPLAMTGPEVGGAAFWAQTVAQQELPVTVNEETPERRSETRHVPLGVVGAIVPWNFPLMIGIWKICGALLTGNTLVIKPSPFTPLTMLKLGEAMREHLPPGVFNVVSGGDDLGPWMTAHPDIDKISFTGSTATGKRVMESAASTLKRVTLELGGNDAAIVLPDVDVETVAEPLFWAAFANSGQVCTAAKRIYVHADIYDELARALVAVAQRVPMGDGMAEGNMLGPIQNRQQFDRVKTLIADARANGERFLTGGEPAEGDGYFIPVTIVDNPPEDSRTVQEEAFGPFVPLLKYADLDEAIARANASDYGLAGSVWSNDMEAAVAVAERLETGTVWINETLYVMPWTPFAGHKQSGIGVEHGIDGLLEFTAPQTITARKPIIAENAEAAPAAETAE; translated from the coding sequence ATGGTGGATTTCACGCGCGATTTCACGATGACGATCGACGGCGCAGGCGTGCCGGGCGATGCAACGATCGACGTTCTCAACCCGGCGACCGAGGGACTGGTGGCCAAGGCGCCCGACTGCACCCGCACGCAGCTTGACGATGCCGTTGCCGCCGCACGCGCCGCCTTCCCTAAATGGCGTGCGACGCCGCTAGCCGAACGCCGCGCGGCAGTCGCGAAGATCGGCGAAGTGATCGGCGCAAATATGGGCGCGATGTCGCGACTCTTCACACTCGAACAGGGACGCCCGCTCGCCATGACCGGCCCGGAAGTCGGCGGTGCGGCATTCTGGGCGCAGACGGTGGCGCAGCAGGAACTGCCGGTGACGGTGAACGAAGAAACGCCCGAACGCCGGTCCGAAACCCGGCACGTGCCGCTGGGCGTGGTCGGCGCGATCGTGCCGTGGAATTTCCCGCTGATGATCGGCATCTGGAAAATCTGCGGCGCACTGCTCACCGGCAACACGCTGGTGATCAAGCCGTCGCCCTTCACGCCTCTCACGATGCTGAAGCTGGGAGAAGCGATGCGAGAACATCTTCCGCCCGGCGTGTTCAACGTGGTGAGCGGTGGCGACGATCTGGGTCCGTGGATGACCGCGCATCCCGATATCGACAAGATCAGCTTCACCGGGTCGACCGCGACCGGCAAGCGAGTGATGGAAAGCGCCGCCTCGACGCTGAAGCGCGTGACGCTCGAACTGGGCGGCAACGATGCGGCGATCGTCCTGCCCGATGTCGATGTCGAGACAGTGGCCGAGCCGCTCTTCTGGGCAGCCTTTGCCAATTCGGGCCAGGTCTGCACCGCCGCCAAGCGCATCTATGTCCATGCCGACATCTATGACGAGCTTGCCCGCGCGCTCGTCGCCGTGGCGCAGCGCGTGCCGATGGGCGACGGCATGGCAGAGGGCAACATGCTTGGCCCCATTCAAAACCGGCAGCAATTCGACCGGGTGAAGACGCTGATCGCCGATGCCCGGGCGAACGGCGAACGCTTCCTGACCGGCGGCGAGCCGGCGGAGGGCGACGGCTATTTCATTCCGGTCACCATTGTCGACAATCCGCCGGAGGACAGCCGCACGGTGCAGGAGGAGGCGTTCGGTCCGTTCGTCCCGCTGCTCAAATACGCTGATCTGGACGAGGCGATCGCGCGGGCCAACGCTTCGGACTATGGGCTGGCCGGATCGGTCTGGTCGAACGACATGGAGGCGGCGGTCGCGGTCGCCGAGCGGCTCGAAACCGGAACCGTCTGGATCAACGAGACGCTCTACGTGATGCCCTGGACGCCCTTTGCCGGGCACAAGCAGTCGGGCATCGGCGTGGAGCATGGCATTGACGGCCTGCTCGAATTCACCGCCCCGCAGACCATCACCGCCCGCAAGCCGATCATCGCCGAAAACGCCGAGGCCGCACCGGCCGCGGAGACGGCGGAATGA
- a CDS encoding acetyl-CoA C-acetyltransferase, which yields MAHPTAYIVDAVRTAGGKRGGRLAGWHPTDLGGAVLDALVDRTGIDPKAIDDVIMGCVGQAGEQALHVGRNAVLSSKLPESVPAVTIDRQCGSSQQAMQFAAQAVMSGTQDVVIAAGVESMTRVPMGSTVMFHAEKGMGTPKSPRQEERYPGIQFSQFLGAEMIAKKHGFSKDELDAFALESHRRGAAATERGDFESEILALEIETPHGTELHRIDEGIRFDATMEGIQSVKLLAPDGVITAANASQICDGSSGVLIVSEAALKEHGLTPIGRLHNLTVTAGDPVIMLEEPLFATDRALKRAGMKIEDIDLYEVNEAFAPVPLAWLKHTGADPEKLNVNGGAIALGHPLGASGTKLMATLLNALGKRGKKYGLQTMCEGGGVANVTIVERL from the coding sequence ATGGCACATCCCACAGCCTATATCGTCGATGCGGTGCGCACTGCGGGTGGCAAGCGCGGCGGCCGACTGGCCGGCTGGCATCCCACCGATCTGGGCGGGGCGGTACTCGACGCGCTGGTCGATCGTACCGGGATCGACCCTAAGGCGATCGATGATGTGATCATGGGTTGCGTCGGGCAGGCGGGCGAACAGGCGCTGCACGTGGGGCGCAATGCCGTCCTGTCCTCCAAGCTGCCCGAAAGCGTGCCGGCGGTGACGATCGACCGACAGTGCGGTTCGTCGCAGCAGGCCATGCAGTTCGCGGCGCAGGCAGTTATGTCGGGCACGCAGGACGTCGTGATCGCCGCTGGCGTGGAATCGATGACGCGCGTCCCGATGGGATCGACGGTGATGTTCCATGCCGAGAAGGGCATGGGCACTCCCAAGTCGCCGCGGCAGGAAGAGCGCTACCCCGGCATTCAGTTCAGCCAGTTCCTGGGCGCCGAGATGATCGCGAAGAAGCACGGCTTTTCGAAGGACGAGCTCGACGCCTTTGCGCTCGAAAGCCACCGTCGCGGCGCGGCCGCGACCGAACGAGGGGACTTCGAAAGCGAAATCCTGGCGCTGGAAATCGAGACTCCGCACGGTACCGAACTTCACCGGATCGATGAAGGCATTCGCTTCGACGCGACGATGGAAGGCATTCAGTCGGTCAAGCTGCTCGCGCCTGACGGTGTGATTACTGCCGCCAATGCAAGTCAGATCTGCGACGGGTCGTCCGGCGTGCTGATCGTGTCCGAAGCTGCGCTGAAAGAGCATGGCTTGACCCCGATCGGGCGCCTCCACAACCTCACCGTCACGGCGGGCGATCCGGTCATCATGCTCGAGGAGCCACTGTTCGCGACCGACCGGGCGCTGAAGCGCGCCGGAATGAAGATCGAGGATATCGACCTCTACGAAGTCAACGAGGCGTTCGCGCCGGTGCCGCTCGCATGGCTGAAGCATACGGGGGCCGATCCGGAGAAGCTGAACGTGAACGGCGGTGCGATCGCGCTGGGCCATCCGCTTGGCGCGAGCGGCACGAAGCTGATGGCGACACTGCTCAATGCTCTCGGCAAGCGAGGCAAGAAATACGGATTGCAGACGATGTGCGAAGGCGGCGGCGTCGCCAACGTGACCATCGTCGAGCGGCTGTAA
- a CDS encoding SDR family NAD(P)-dependent oxidoreductase, with amino-acid sequence MKLDSSIAAVVTGGSSGLGAATARALAAKGVKVAIFDLQKEKGEAVAAEIGGVFCEVNVTSDESVDTGFSVARKAHGQERILVNCAGTGNAVKTASRSKEDGSIKHFPLDAFNWVIQINLVGTFRCIAKSAAGMLTLDPMEDGERGAIVNTASVAAEDGQIGQAAYSASKGGVVGMTLPIARDLMSEGVRVNTILPGIFDTPLLAMAPQNVKDALAASVPFPKRLGQPDEYAALALCMIETGYFNGEDVRLDGGIRMAPR; translated from the coding sequence ATGAAACTCGACTCATCGATTGCCGCCGTCGTCACCGGAGGATCTTCGGGGCTGGGCGCGGCGACTGCCCGCGCGCTTGCCGCCAAGGGCGTGAAGGTCGCGATTTTCGATCTGCAGAAGGAAAAGGGCGAAGCGGTCGCCGCGGAAATCGGCGGCGTCTTCTGCGAGGTGAACGTCACCAGCGACGAAAGCGTCGACACCGGGTTCTCGGTCGCGCGCAAGGCCCATGGGCAGGAGCGTATTCTGGTCAACTGTGCAGGCACCGGCAATGCCGTGAAGACCGCCAGCCGGTCGAAGGAAGACGGCAGCATCAAGCATTTCCCGCTCGATGCGTTCAACTGGGTCATCCAGATCAACCTGGTCGGCACCTTCCGCTGCATCGCCAAATCTGCGGCCGGCATGCTGACGCTCGATCCGATGGAGGATGGCGAGCGCGGTGCGATCGTCAATACCGCCAGCGTCGCCGCCGAAGACGGACAGATCGGGCAGGCCGCCTATTCGGCGTCGAAGGGCGGCGTTGTCGGCATGACATTGCCGATCGCGCGCGACCTGATGAGCGAAGGCGTGCGGGTGAACACCATCCTGCCGGGCATTTTCGACACGCCGCTGCTCGCCATGGCGCCGCAGAATGTCAAGGATGCGCTGGCCGCGTCGGTGCCGTTCCCGAAGCGGTTGGGCCAGCCCGACGAATATGCCGCGCTCGCGCTCTGCATGATCGAAACGGGCTATTTCAACGGCGAGGACGTGCGCCTGGACGGCGGCATCCGCATGGCGCCGCGCTGA
- a CDS encoding CaiB/BaiF CoA transferase family protein, translating into MMHPLNGVRIVEMAGIGPGPFCGMMLADHGAEVMYCHRPGAAPDPRDPLLRGRRPVEIDLKSPEGVARIRELTAQADGLFEGFRPGVMERLGLGPDVLCADNPRLVFGRMTGWGQTGPLANAAGHDINYIALSGALHAFGRAGGKPTPPVNAVGDFGGGGMMMAFAMVSGILGARASGLGTVIDCAMTEGSALLMNMVWGFRETLGWVDDRGVNLLDTGAHFYDTFETADGKHIALGAIEPQFYALFREVVGIADDPAFDAQMDRTAWPDLKQRLDTLFLTRTRDEWCSLLEGTDACFAPVLSMSEAPDHPHNAARGSFIERAGVVQPGPAPRFDPPPATE; encoded by the coding sequence GTGATGCACCCGCTGAACGGCGTCCGCATCGTGGAGATGGCGGGGATCGGCCCTGGCCCGTTTTGCGGGATGATGCTCGCGGATCACGGGGCGGAGGTGATGTACTGCCACCGCCCCGGCGCCGCGCCCGATCCGCGCGATCCGCTGCTGCGCGGGCGAAGGCCGGTCGAGATCGATCTGAAATCGCCGGAAGGCGTCGCCAGGATCCGCGAACTGACGGCGCAGGCGGATGGCCTGTTCGAAGGCTTTCGCCCCGGCGTGATGGAACGGCTTGGCCTTGGCCCGGACGTGCTGTGCGCGGACAATCCGCGCCTCGTTTTCGGGCGGATGACCGGCTGGGGCCAGACGGGGCCGCTCGCCAATGCTGCGGGGCACGACATCAACTATATCGCTCTTTCCGGCGCACTGCACGCCTTTGGTCGGGCAGGCGGCAAGCCCACGCCGCCGGTGAATGCGGTTGGCGATTTCGGCGGTGGCGGCATGATGATGGCCTTTGCCATGGTGTCCGGCATCCTAGGCGCGCGGGCGAGCGGTCTCGGCACCGTGATCGATTGCGCGATGACCGAAGGGTCGGCGCTGCTGATGAACATGGTCTGGGGCTTTCGCGAAACGCTGGGCTGGGTGGACGATCGCGGGGTCAACCTGCTCGATACCGGAGCCCACTTCTACGATACGTTCGAGACGGCGGACGGCAAGCACATCGCGCTTGGTGCGATCGAGCCGCAATTTTATGCGCTCTTCCGGGAGGTTGTGGGGATTGCCGACGACCCCGCATTCGACGCGCAAATGGATCGCACCGCCTGGCCGGACCTGAAGCAGCGGCTCGATACCTTGTTTCTGACCAGGACGCGCGACGAATGGTGTTCGCTGCTCGAGGGCACCGATGCCTGTTTCGCGCCAGTCCTGTCGATGAGCGAAGCGCCCGATCATCCGCACAATGCGGCGCGAGGCTCCTTCATCGAGCGCGCGGGCGTGGTGCAGCCCGGCCCGGCGCCGCGCTTCGATCCGCCGCCCGCCACGGAGTAA